In Pyrus communis chromosome 1, drPyrComm1.1, whole genome shotgun sequence, the following are encoded in one genomic region:
- the LOC137736136 gene encoding UDP-rhamnose/UDP-galactose transporter 4-like isoform X2: MASAGKADRKASLDAASWLFNVVTSVGIIIVNKSLMATHGFSFATTLTGLHFATTTLLTVVLKWLGYIQPSQLPLPDLLKFVLFANFSIVGMNVSLMWNSVGFYQIAKLTMIPVSCFLEVVLDNVRYSRGTKLSITLVLLGVAVCTVTDVSVNAKGFIAALVAVWSTALQQHYVHSLQRKYSLGSFNLLGHTAPVQAASLLILGPFLDYWLTNKTVYAYDYHLISTLFVLCSH, translated from the exons ATGGCTTCAGCAGGCAAAGCTGATCGGAAGGCTTCTCTTGATGCCGCGTCATGGTTGTTCAATGTCGTCACATCTGTTGGTATAATCATTGTCAATAAATCGTTGATGGCTACGCACGGTTTCAGTTTCG CAACAACATTAACGGGTCTGCATTTTGCCACAACAACCTTACTGACCGTTGTTCTTAAATGGCTGGGATATATCCAGCCCTCTCAACTACCGTTACCTGATCTattgaaatttgttttatttgcaAATTTCTCCATAGTCGGAATGAATGTGAGTTTAATGTGGAACTCTGTGGGATTCTATCAG ATCGCAAAGCTGACTATGATCCCAGTATCATGTTTTCTTGAAGTTGTCTTGGACAATGTGCGTTACTCAAGGGGCACAAAGCTGAGCATAACATTGGTTCTCCTGGGTGTTGCAGTTTGTACTGTTACTGATGTCAGTGTCAATGCCAAGGGCTTTATAGCTGCTTTAGTAGCAGTTTGGAGCACTGCCCTTCAACAGCAT TATGTACACTCTCTTCAACGGAAGTATTCTCTTGGGTCGTTCAACTTATTGGGACATACTGCACCGGTACAGGCTGCATCTTTGCTGATATTAGGCCCCTTCTTGGACTACTGGTTGACAAATAAAACAGTTTACGCATACGACTATCATTTGATATCCACG CTATTTGTTTTGTGCAGTCATTGA
- the LOC137725477 gene encoding uncharacterized protein, with product MEDGKVPMPWVIKAKINQDIDSHLRDSIKGHSHHHNSHHNLPNQIQGLQKQAKEMDEVKKKIGQMAEFIGQFREQGKLPSSTIVDLNEGFETANTITLRSGKEIGTSSKTSKSTQDEDEKLLQQEEIAITRKEHPLPQHPKHPMPSNSTKVGPNSIPSDLIPPNVPFSGRFMQSRNKANEKDILETFRKMQVNILLLDAIKQISKYAKFFKKLCTTKKQILEKQVVHVSENVSAMLQRKLPPKCKDPGELKNDGFIIQLADRSNAYPKGVLEDVLVQVNHLIFPADFYVLEMEDSTHSPHYQSYLDDLS from the exons atggaggatgggaaagtgccaatgccatgggttatcaaggccaaaatcaaccaag ATATAGACAGCCACCTCCGGGACTCTATCAAAGGCCATTCGCACCACCACAACTCccaccacaatctgcccaaccaaattcag GGTTTACAAAAGCAAGCCAAAGAGATGGACGAAGTGAAGAAGAAAATTGGGCAGATGGCGGAATTCATAGGACagtttagagaacaaggcaaactacctagttcaaccattgtcgaTCTAAATGAAGGTTTTGAAACCGCCAACACTATCAcgttaagaagtggcaaggagatTGGAACAAGTTCAAAAACGTCAAAATCAACCCAAGATGAGGATGAAAAGTTGCTGCAACAAGAAGAAATAGCCATAACAAGGAAAGAACACCCCTTGCCGCAACACCCTAAGCACCCTATGCCATCCAACTCAACTAAGGTaggtccaaattcaattccttctgaccttattccaccaaatgtgcctttctctggcaggtttatgcaatctaggaACAAAgctaatgaaaaagacattttaGAGACCTTCAGGAAGATGCAAGTCAATATCCTGCTCCTTGATGCGATAAAGCAAATTTCgaagtatgctaagttttttaagaagctttgtacaacaaagaaacaaattcTGGAGAAacaggtggtacatgtaagtgaaaatgtctctgcaatgttgcaaagaaagctgccacctaaatgcaaagatccag gagagcttaaaaatgatggattTATTATCCAACTAgctgatcgttctaatgcatatccgaaaggagttttggaagatgttttggtgcaggttaaccatttgatctttccagctgatttttatgtgcttgagatGGAAGATTCAACCCATTCTCCACATTACCAATCTTACTTGgatgacctttcatga
- the LOC137736136 gene encoding UDP-rhamnose/UDP-galactose transporter 4-like isoform X1, whose amino-acid sequence MASAGKADRKASLDAASWLFNVVTSVGIIIVNKSLMATHGFSFATTLTGLHFATTTLLTVVLKWLGYIQPSQLPLPDLLKFVLFANFSIVGMNVSLMWNSVGFYQIAKLTMIPVSCFLEVVLDNVRYSRGTKLSITLVLLGVAVCTVTDVSVNAKGFIAALVAVWSTALQQHYVHSLQRKYSLGSFNLLGHTAPVQAASLLILGPFLDYWLTNKTVYAYDYHLISTSLIVLSCTIAVGTNLSQFICIGRFTAVSFQVLGHMKTILVLILGFILFGKEGLNHQVVIGMFIAILGMIWYGNASSKPGGKERLPGSKSQKNGGLLSESSDVDEKV is encoded by the exons ATGGCTTCAGCAGGCAAAGCTGATCGGAAGGCTTCTCTTGATGCCGCGTCATGGTTGTTCAATGTCGTCACATCTGTTGGTATAATCATTGTCAATAAATCGTTGATGGCTACGCACGGTTTCAGTTTCG CAACAACATTAACGGGTCTGCATTTTGCCACAACAACCTTACTGACCGTTGTTCTTAAATGGCTGGGATATATCCAGCCCTCTCAACTACCGTTACCTGATCTattgaaatttgttttatttgcaAATTTCTCCATAGTCGGAATGAATGTGAGTTTAATGTGGAACTCTGTGGGATTCTATCAG ATCGCAAAGCTGACTATGATCCCAGTATCATGTTTTCTTGAAGTTGTCTTGGACAATGTGCGTTACTCAAGGGGCACAAAGCTGAGCATAACATTGGTTCTCCTGGGTGTTGCAGTTTGTACTGTTACTGATGTCAGTGTCAATGCCAAGGGCTTTATAGCTGCTTTAGTAGCAGTTTGGAGCACTGCCCTTCAACAGCAT TATGTACACTCTCTTCAACGGAAGTATTCTCTTGGGTCGTTCAACTTATTGGGACATACTGCACCGGTACAGGCTGCATCTTTGCTGATATTAGGCCCCTTCTTGGACTACTGGTTGACAAATAAAACAGTTTACGCATACGACTATCATTTGATATCCACG TCATTGATTGTCCTGTCTTGCACCATTGCGGTTGGAACCAACCTCAGCCAGTTCATCTGCATTGGTAGATTTACTGCTGTGTCGTTTCAAGTCCTTGGCCATATGAAGACAATCCTGGTCTTGATCTTAGGATTCATATTATTCGGGAAAGAGGGTCTCAATCATCAAGTAGTCATAGGTATGTTCATCGCAATATTGGGAATGATATGGTACGGCAATGCCTCGTCCAAGCCAGGAGGCAAGGAGCGTCTTCCAGGCAGCAAATCCCAAAAGAACGGTGGCTTATTATCAGAATCTTCTGATGTGGATGAGAAGGTCTAG